TGTATTGCTTAAGTTTATTATagttaaagttagggtttttgattAATTTCAGTGAAGAACAAGGGATTAGGGTTGAAGGAAGGAACGAATGTAACAAAAATGGCGGTTTTGGATACACATGCAGCAGTGAAAGAGAGAGATCGTGATATGGTGAAATTGGAAATTAGTGTTGGTGGCGGTGTAGAGAATGAAGGTTTGATGAACCAGTATAGCGATTCGGAATCGAATAGTCCTACTAGTCATACTAGTAGTGTGTCGGGGAGTATTACGTCTGGTACGAATTTCACCGTTAGTAGTGGAATGAGTAGTTATGGTAGTAGCAGTAGCAGCGGGAGTGGCGGTTGTGGTTCGGGAAATATGACTGATGAAGATGATGgtcatattaatgatgatgatgaagatgatgattgtttGGACGATTGGGAAGCAATGGCTGACGCTCTGGAAGCTGACGAGATCaagaaagatgatgatggtgatgctaaTTTGGAGTCTCGTGTTCATGAAACAGCACGTGAATCAGAGCCCGTGTTGACCACTAAGGCGGGTCGAGAGATTAATCAAGCACGAGCTAGTGTTCTAGCATGGAGGCCTGATGACGTTATGCGCCCGCTGTGTTTGCCGAATCTGCTAAAGCAACATAGTTTTCCTATGAAGTCAGGGATGCGGCATTGTGCTGGATTTGTTCCTTCTTCGTGTCCGATATGTTGTGAAGATTTGGATATGACAGATTCGAGTTTTCTTCCTTGCCCGTGTGGATACAGGTTGTGCCTTTTCTGCCATAAGAGGATTCTTGAAGATAATGGGCGTTGTCCTGGTTGTAGGAAGCCGTATGAACAGCCTGACCAAAGCGCTCCTTTGAAAGTGGCTCGTTGTTACAGCATGAATCAGATGCGTTAGAATGGTTTTGGTGGGCCCATCTTTTTTATTCACTTGTCTTGCTTGTTTGTGGTACTTCTAGACACCGGCACTAGTGCTAGTTTTTGTCAATATAGACAGTATGATTTAGTGTTTGGGAGTTATGCCGGTTCCTTTATGAGTTTGATCTATATATGCTTTATAGAGGACTAGCTGGTGTGTGAATACATAAGATGGTATAGAAATTGAATATGATTTTTAGTTGGAATGCCAATTATATCCTTTTAATGACTTTGATGCCTACTTCTTCGTATTCCTTTTCTCAATACTATATAAGAATGAGTACATTTAGTTCTATGTAGTTCTACAATATTTATAAGAGCCATAAATGAAATTAATCTATACTTCTCTGATATATTTTGTCCATATATATTCCATGTATTTAGGATTGGAAGTTACGTATcttatgtaactatatatatactttgatcaACAAGTGAATAGATCATGGATTATTCACTTTCACCGGGACTGTATTCAGTAGTTACACATGCACATATTTCTGTTGAAAACTAATTTGCCTCCATTTCCTAGAATGTGTATATGCTTGATGTCTAGATTATTACTTGTGATCATTGAAAAGGCAACTAGATACAAAAAAGACGTGTGCTGCATGTTGGCAATGCGTATGTAACTGACAAACTACTAGGTTCTGAAGCTTGTTAATATATTATTTGAGCCAAAGGTCACTATGTATTTGGGATCATATTCAAGACAGATGATTTAATTGGCGTTACAGAATTCAATAAGTATATATGTTTTAGGCTTTTTCTTTCAACAATCAGGAAGAAAGGGGTAATCAGACATGGCTCTGAAATTGGAAACTGAAGATACGTTGGCTGACAATAACACAATGTAAGTGGTATTTCACCTTATATAAGTTCTCTTGTCCTAGTAAAATGTTGGCCTAAGGAATTTTTGTCTTTTATGATTCCCTTATGGGTATGTTTGACAAAACTATCTGGTAGCTTGTAGCTTTTAGATGTTAGTTGGTACCTGATAAACTGATAACTTATACAATAGCTTATAGCTGGTAGCTTGTTAATATGTTTTTAAGTGGTTGGCAGTATAACTGGAACTCTTTAAAATAGAGAGTAAAATGTCAAAAAGCTGGGGCTTTTTCTCAAACGCTAGTTCTATTAGCTTTTAGCTCTTTCCCTCCGTCTAAAAACTTTAAGCTATTTTAATCAAACAAAGTTTTTTATTAGATTGGAGCTTTTACATAGAAGCTAGATGCTAAAAGCTTCAAAAACACTTTCATCCGAGCATGCTCTATATTGTAGTATCAGTCTAGTACATAAAATGATGGTTACATAAAAGCTAGAAATGTGGTACATTCAAAGTACGCGAGGGCACAGAAGTTTGGTGACATTAGATAAAATAGGATATTAGATGTATTACTTTCAGCTGATGCATATTTGTGATTCAATAATGTGATTGCTTAGAACAGTCAATACTAGATTTATAGCTCCAATAATTCTAATATGAAGGGTAGGAAGGCCTAGATTAGTATGTTGAATCTGTGAACTTTGACCTGAAAACCTTTCATAGTGTACCATACCTAATCGATAAGGTTTCCTCTCCCTATGAACCGAGTGTACTAGCTTGTTATATATTCATTTTCATGTGtattcatttttattatgtttagCTCTAACTGCAGGTTTGGCAATGAAGGATTACTACTATTGGTTAGGATAAAAGAACATAGTGATTATATACTGTTGTTAAATCTTCAACTTTTACACTATCatgtaataatgaaaatgaaatggcTCAATTGTGTATCTATGCGTATAACATGTACATGAATCATCACATGTTTAAACCTTGTGTAACTGTTAATATGTTATCGATATATACTTTTTGTAGACCCAGTAAATAAATATATGCAGAATGAACTTGATTACTTTTATATCTTTGTTATTTCTGCAAATGTTGCGGAGATAATAATACAGTACGTAGGCTCTGCAGGCCAATTCAAACAAGTCACTGTTGATAATGGTTGAAAATTTATCAAGTATATGATGCTTAAGTTCTAAATGTCAAGTTTTACACAGAACGCTTGTACACAACCAattatgctttacagtgttgtattgtacaacactgtaaaacatgatcggttgtgtacataacaaaaatggtTGTGTATGATTTTGCTAATTTAGATAACCTGATGTTGAGCAAAGAGATGATTAGAGGCATTGTTATAAGAGTTGTCATTTTGATTCGATACGCTAAACATGCTACTTAGTCACTTGGGATAATAACTTGACTTTAAGCAATAGATACAATCATACAAATATCATGAAAAAAAATTCATTTAACTATTATCAATCAATTATTGAAATTTAGTCACTTGGGATAATAACTTTACTTTAAGCAATAGATACAATCATACAAATATCATGAAAAAAATTCATTTAACTATTATCAATCAATTATTGAAATATCACTACTAATAGATTTAGTACTTGTTATGAATACACAATTTCACCCGAACTTAGAACTCATCCTCTGAATCACTACAATTCTCAGGCTTAAAGTACATATGCATGTTCTGCACCATTAATGGCGACATTCGTGGCGATGAAGGTCCCAGAGTTTTCACATTCTTCTTCTGCACTTTTCTCGTGAGATCCACACACACTTGATCCACCATATCAAGGAAATCTTTCACCAATCCAAATATTTGCAGCGGATGTCCATTGTTATCTTTAGACGAACCAATCTGGTAAAAACTTGTCGTTTTCTTAACGAGTTCAGTAACCCTCGTTTGTTCTTCTCTAACAACCTTAAGTTCCTCTTCACATTCTTCCAAAAACTCCTTCATTTCCTCCACAAAACCACCACCTCTCGAACCAACCCCACATTGCGTCACAACTTCACGAATCTCACAAACTCGTCTCGAAAGATTTGGACTCGTGGTTATAAGACTGTTGTAATCTAATGTAGCCGCTTTCTTTACATTCGAAAAATCAGTACTTAGTCCACCAAGAACAGGTAAACCGAGAATTAAGTATTGCCGGTCCCTTTCTTCTTTAGCAATCATCGTATCAAAATCTTGATCGCGATAGATATTTCTGTTGATCATGTTACGTTTACCTTCACTTCGAACCACTTGTTCAACTACAAAGTGAAGAAGAGTAGTTTTTCCATCAACGCTTTTAACGTACGAAAGTTTCCTAAGCGCGCTTAGGTTAAACCCTTTAGCGTTACCTCTAGCGGTCCCAGCGTTCATCCGATTACCTGCTTTAAGGATCGCTTCTAGAAGTTTCAAGAAGATTCCAGGCGCTCGTAACTCTTTACATCCTAATTCAAGCGTTTGTAACGATTCTTTGAGATGTAATATTTCTGGATCGTAGTTTGTTCTAAACAGCATTGCGTTGATTCGAGTAAACGCTGTTGGGATCGCGTTTAGTATGTGATATAGGAAAGATTCAGCGTCGGATAGTTTGTTAGGGTTACCGTTGAATTGGAGGATTCTAGAAGCTTCTTCTTCAGTCGGTGATATTTTCGTTAGTTTCTCAAGAACATCTGCATTTAATCCCCTGCCTTCTGAAAgtgcatcgatgatctctttgcgTGAAGTTGCTAACGATTTAAGTACGATTGCTGTGTTTTGTGATTTTCGAGGATCAAGAAGTGAAATTTGAGCTGATGGAGTTGAACTCGAGCTACCGAATTTGGAAGATGCATATTTTGTTTCTGTAGAGTTTCTTTTTGCACCATTGTATCCAAACAGGGTTTCGATAAGTTCATCGTCGAACCTAAAATGCATCACAATGAATAAAAAAGTTGGAAACTTTGGATAAAAAGATGGAGTTTATAATAAATTCTTGCTTAGGGTTGATTTGTACACAATTAATTTCTATCCATCCACAaccaaacatgttttaaagtgttaaATAGTACAATACTTTAATGCATGTTATGTTGTGTATGGATAAAAATTGGCTGTGTACGAATCATCACCAATTCTTGCTTACTTTAACGAGCCGTCGAGAATTTCATTCCACACAATCGAATGATCTGCATCGGTATTCACCTTATCCCAGTGAAAAGGCTTCATTTTTGTTGGGACTTCATTATTTTCTTTTGAGCGGTTTTCGTATTGTTCATAATCCATCCTTACTTTTGGTGCGGTAGGTGGTTTCGAACTAATGCTACCATAACGAAATGGTGGTGGATTTGGTGCATTGTTCCTTTTAACGAGCGGTGGTGGTGGAGGCGGCGGTCCTTTTGTAACTATCTTTTTAGGAAATGTTGATGGAGGTGGTGGTGGCGGCGGCGGGACCGGAAGCAAAGGCTTCTGCAACGACtgtggtggtggtggaggtggcAGTGATGGTGGCATTGAAAGTGGTGGGACCACCTTTTGCACTGATGGTGGTGGCGGTAGTGGTGGTAATGGTGGTGTTCTTTCACAAGAATAATTTTCAGATTGAAAAGACTTATTAACCGGCATATGATATTCAAGTACACTATCAACTTGTTTATCTTCTGATTCAGTTGAATTCCATTCACAAGTTCGAAGTTGTCCGCTTTCGAGTTGCCTTAAGTAAAGAACTTCTAAGCCATTTTCTTCTACTAATACGCCTTTTAAGGTGCCACCTTGTTGTCTAACTTCACGTGTGTTTACGATCTAATCTTGTGGTCCGATTCTGAGACTCATACGATTGC
This genomic window from Rutidosis leptorrhynchoides isolate AG116_Rl617_1_P2 chromosome 2, CSIRO_AGI_Rlap_v1, whole genome shotgun sequence contains:
- the LOC139892455 gene encoding uncharacterized protein gives rise to the protein MVYDSIANASIPTPASNSKDIAKKKRVNRTAKLKQSKLDVRREQWLSQVKNKGLGLKEGTNVTKMAVLDTHAAVKERDRDMVKLEISVGGGVENEGLMNQYSDSESNSPTSHTSSVSGSITSGTNFTVSSGMSSYGSSSSSGSGGCGSGNMTDEDDGHINDDDEDDDCLDDWEAMADALEADEIKKDDDGDANLESRVHETARESEPVLTTKAGREINQARASVLAWRPDDVMRPLCLPNLLKQHSFPMKSGMRHCAGFVPSSCPICCEDLDMTDSSFLPCPCGYRLCLFCHKRILEDNGRCPGCRKPYEQPDQSAPLKVARCYSMNQMR